A stretch of Haladaptatus cibarius D43 DNA encodes these proteins:
- a CDS encoding amphi-Trp domain-containing protein, translated as MSNDTQTDDDRATIRTGRDFEQEYRLSASEVGTFLVKLGEQLRDDDELTILTDEWELPFAFGDPVGLEIDFSGVGEPELEIEVEIPGRPGDEAPDVR; from the coding sequence ATGTCGAACGACACCCAAACCGACGACGACCGAGCGACGATTCGAACTGGGCGCGACTTCGAACAGGAGTACCGATTGAGCGCGAGCGAAGTGGGCACGTTCCTCGTCAAACTCGGCGAGCAACTCCGCGACGACGACGAACTAACCATCCTTACCGACGAGTGGGAACTTCCCTTCGCGTTCGGTGACCCCGTCGGACTGGAAATCGACTTCAGCGGCGTCGGCGAACCGGAACTCGAAATAGAAGTAGAGATACCCGGACGCCCCGGCGACGAGGCACCGGACGTTCGGTAG
- a CDS encoding ornithine cyclodeaminase family protein: MVRILSDSDVGSVLDVESLLPIVRDAFIKQGRGEVERPERPHFPVGAGLADGPLGTGLVMPAYIHGAAHYATKLVGVHEKNAERGLPTVNAQIALTDAETGTPSAFLAGTKITNARTGCIGGLAAKELAADRVELALIGAGTQARWQARCIAAVTDLEIIRVYSPSDSKYDCAETLESELGDRVETVESADDAVSESNVVVTATTATEPVFSGEVLADGTLVVAVGAYTAETRELDRTTIDRADRLFADVPEEVIEIGDLRATGCTEDDLVLFSDVFEDKGRKSESEIIVVESVGTAVLDAAASEHVYERASENGIGEEVEL, translated from the coding sequence ATGGTTCGAATCCTTTCCGACAGTGACGTGGGGTCAGTCCTCGACGTGGAATCCCTCCTTCCAATCGTTCGGGACGCGTTCATCAAACAAGGCCGGGGCGAAGTCGAACGACCGGAGCGCCCACATTTTCCCGTCGGTGCCGGGCTCGCAGATGGTCCGCTCGGAACCGGCCTCGTCATGCCCGCGTACATCCACGGGGCGGCCCACTACGCCACGAAACTGGTCGGCGTGCACGAGAAAAACGCCGAGCGGGGACTGCCGACCGTCAACGCACAAATCGCGCTCACGGATGCCGAAACGGGCACACCCTCAGCCTTCCTCGCTGGGACGAAAATCACGAACGCGAGAACGGGTTGTATCGGCGGCCTCGCCGCGAAGGAACTCGCGGCTGACCGCGTCGAACTCGCGCTTATCGGTGCAGGAACACAAGCACGGTGGCAAGCGCGCTGTATCGCCGCCGTGACAGATCTCGAAATAATCCGGGTGTACTCCCCGAGTGATTCCAAATACGACTGTGCCGAAACACTCGAATCCGAACTCGGCGATCGAGTGGAAACGGTCGAATCGGCCGACGACGCCGTCTCGGAATCGAACGTCGTCGTCACCGCGACAACCGCCACCGAACCGGTATTCTCTGGGGAAGTTCTCGCAGACGGAACGCTCGTCGTCGCCGTCGGTGCGTACACCGCCGAAACCCGCGAACTCGACCGAACGACGATAGACCGCGCCGACCGACTCTTCGCCGACGTACCGGAAGAGGTGATAGAAATCGGCGACCTGCGAGCGACCGGCTGTACGGAAGACGACCTCGTGTTGTTTTCCGACGTGTTCGAAGACAAAGGACGCAAATCCGAATCGGAAATCATCGTGGTCGAGAGCGTCGGAACCGCGGTGTTGGACGCCGCCGCGAGCGAGCACGTGTACGAACGTGCGAGCGAGAACGGTATCGGCGAGGAAGTCGAACTGTAA
- a CDS encoding class I SAM-dependent methyltransferase — protein sequence MGFHTFDPEKAEKLEDAERYRYVSREELVSSLNLSGEETVADLGSGTGFYTDDVAPFAGKLFAIDVQDAMHEHYRAKGVPENVSLVTADVADVPFSDGELDAVFSTMTFHEFAGDEQLSEVARALKPGGRFVVADWTAEGRGESGPPVDERYDLEAARDLLETAGFEIEYESERPETFLLVASI from the coding sequence ATGGGCTTTCATACATTCGACCCCGAAAAAGCCGAAAAGCTCGAAGACGCGGAGCGATACCGGTACGTCTCCCGCGAGGAGTTGGTTAGTAGTCTCAACCTCTCCGGCGAGGAGACCGTCGCAGACCTCGGGAGCGGAACCGGGTTTTACACGGACGATGTTGCCCCATTCGCCGGGAAACTGTTCGCCATCGATGTGCAGGACGCAATGCACGAGCACTACCGCGCGAAGGGAGTCCCCGAAAACGTCTCGCTCGTCACGGCGGACGTCGCCGATGTGCCGTTTTCGGACGGCGAACTCGATGCCGTGTTTTCCACCATGACCTTTCACGAGTTCGCGGGCGACGAGCAACTTTCGGAGGTTGCGCGTGCTCTCAAACCGGGCGGTCGGTTCGTCGTCGCGGACTGGACTGCCGAGGGGCGGGGCGAAAGCGGCCCACCAGTTGATGAACGGTACGACCTCGAAGCGGCGCGCGACCTGTTGGAAACTGCTGGGTTCGAAATCGAATACGAATCGGAGCGTCCCGAAACGTTCCTTCTCGTAGCGAGTATCTGA
- a CDS encoding S9 family peptidase, with translation MTETFETSDFYDLTLVADLALSPSGDRLAFVASEFDRDEDDRRTSLFVVSTDGSDSPYRLSRASDAGSPKWSPDGSKLAFLAARDEDAALSVQNDTGNSDEEEGDEAGDENAADDDDPKSQVWVFDLARGGDARQVTTRDEGVREFDWGPKSERIVISARDPTEEQAEYLAERRDGGPVEISRLQHRFDGKGFLDDVTTYLFIVDVATREERRLDDAYGGGAHEPGSGLQPAWGQERIAFLSNRTERPDDSSAVDVYTIDPAGANLRQITDTDLLASAPRWSPDDSQLAFVASDAINWHIPTQVFVADVETHEYRSITESLDRTVARANRVRWLDSDTLLAPIGDEGSNRLVRCFADGSDPEFTLESQRDYQTVQTFDHVGGTVALLSTEPDTVGDLYAMDADDLESGEPERLTTLNESFEGSHAMPGCRRVVYENESGDSIEGIVYFPADFDPEESDPHPLIVSIHGGPISYDAPEFKFDYAYWTDKGYVVLRPNYRGSSSYGREFSEVLRGEWGSCEVDDVTSGVEHLVERGWVDDDRTFVTGFSYGGITTGYLVTSTNRFAGAAAEHGIYDLRSCYGTDDAHKWWDNDFGLPWENPETYDSASSITDVGNVETPLLVTAGGDDWRCPPSQSEQLYISVKKQGVPAKLVVYPDEHHNIGDPDRAIHRLEQLTEWFETHDPGRV, from the coding sequence ATGACTGAAACATTTGAAACGAGCGATTTCTACGATTTGACGCTCGTTGCCGACCTCGCGCTGTCGCCCTCCGGCGACCGACTCGCCTTCGTGGCGAGTGAGTTCGACCGCGACGAAGACGACCGACGAACCTCCTTATTCGTCGTCTCGACGGACGGAAGCGATTCCCCGTATCGACTCTCCCGTGCGTCCGATGCAGGGTCACCAAAATGGTCGCCCGACGGGTCGAAACTGGCGTTTTTGGCGGCGCGCGACGAGGACGCCGCGCTTTCCGTTCAGAACGATACCGGTAATTCGGACGAGGAGGAAGGAGATGAGGCGGGGGACGAGAACGCCGCTGATGACGACGACCCGAAATCGCAGGTGTGGGTGTTCGACCTCGCGCGTGGCGGCGACGCCCGACAGGTGACCACCCGCGACGAGGGCGTCCGCGAGTTCGATTGGGGACCGAAGAGCGAGCGAATCGTCATCTCCGCGCGCGACCCGACCGAGGAACAAGCCGAGTATCTCGCGGAACGCCGGGATGGCGGGCCGGTCGAAATCTCCCGGCTTCAGCACCGATTCGACGGAAAAGGCTTCTTGGACGACGTAACGACCTATCTGTTCATCGTGGACGTAGCGACCCGCGAAGAGCGCCGACTTGACGACGCCTACGGCGGTGGCGCACACGAACCGGGTTCGGGATTGCAACCCGCGTGGGGTCAGGAACGAATTGCCTTCCTCTCGAACCGAACTGAGCGTCCGGACGACTCCAGTGCGGTGGATGTCTACACCATCGACCCCGCCGGAGCAAATCTCCGACAGATCACCGACACCGACCTCCTCGCAAGCGCACCGCGATGGAGTCCAGACGACTCTCAACTCGCCTTCGTCGCAAGCGACGCAATCAACTGGCACATCCCGACGCAGGTGTTCGTCGCGGATGTCGAAACCCATGAGTATCGGTCGATTACCGAGTCGCTCGACCGAACCGTAGCGCGTGCGAATCGCGTCCGCTGGTTGGATTCTGACACCTTGTTGGCTCCAATCGGCGACGAGGGGAGCAACCGACTCGTCCGCTGTTTCGCCGACGGAAGCGACCCCGAATTCACCCTCGAATCGCAGAGAGACTACCAGACGGTTCAAACCTTCGACCACGTGGGCGGAACGGTCGCCCTGCTCTCTACCGAACCCGACACGGTCGGTGACCTGTACGCGATGGACGCGGACGACCTCGAATCCGGCGAACCCGAACGGTTGACGACTCTCAACGAGTCGTTCGAGGGCTCTCACGCCATGCCCGGTTGTCGGCGCGTCGTCTACGAAAACGAATCCGGCGACTCCATCGAGGGAATCGTCTACTTCCCCGCCGATTTCGACCCGGAAGAATCCGACCCGCACCCTCTTATCGTCTCCATCCACGGCGGGCCGATTTCCTACGATGCACCCGAGTTCAAATTCGATTACGCGTACTGGACCGACAAGGGATACGTCGTCCTCCGTCCCAACTACCGCGGAAGCAGTTCCTACGGCCGGGAGTTCAGCGAAGTCCTCCGCGGCGAGTGGGGGTCGTGTGAAGTCGATGACGTGACGTCCGGCGTCGAACACCTCGTCGAACGGGGGTGGGTCGATGACGACCGCACCTTTGTCACTGGATTCTCTTACGGCGGTATCACGACGGGCTATCTCGTCACGAGCACGAACCGATTCGCGGGTGCCGCGGCGGAACACGGCATCTACGATTTACGCTCGTGTTACGGCACCGATGACGCCCACAAATGGTGGGACAACGATTTCGGCCTGCCGTGGGAGAACCCGGAAACCTACGATTCCGCATCCAGCATCACCGACGTCGGCAACGTCGAGACACCCTTGCTGGTCACGGCAGGTGGCGACGACTGGCGCTGCCCGCCATCCCAGTCCGAACAGCTTTACATCAGCGTGAAAAAGCAAGGCGTTCCCGCGAAACTCGTCGTGTATCCCGACGAACACCACAACATCGGCGACCCAGACCGTGCGATTCACCGCCTCGAACAGTTGACCGAGTGGTTCGAAACCCACGACCCCGGGCGAGTGTAA
- a CDS encoding EamA family transporter has protein sequence MVRTAVLFALLGMLAWGVWAVFADYATQTLEPEVAMAISYAIGVGVAILYIAVQSGPVTLTDSGVAFAIAGGLFSGIGSISYYAALQYGSTAIATTITALYFIVAAVLGAVFLGESVSMRDMAGIGLAIGAVALLAT, from the coding sequence ATGGTTCGTACCGCAGTTCTCTTCGCTCTGCTCGGAATGCTCGCGTGGGGCGTGTGGGCCGTGTTCGCCGACTACGCCACGCAGACCCTCGAACCGGAGGTTGCGATGGCGATTTCCTACGCTATCGGCGTCGGCGTCGCAATCCTCTACATTGCCGTCCAATCCGGCCCGGTGACGCTCACCGACTCGGGAGTCGCGTTCGCAATCGCTGGCGGCCTGTTCTCCGGCATTGGGTCGATAAGCTACTACGCCGCGCTTCAGTACGGAAGCACGGCGATTGCGACGACCATCACGGCACTGTATTTCATCGTCGCCGCGGTTCTCGGGGCCGTCTTCCTCGGCGAATCGGTGAGTATGCGTGATATGGCGGGTATCGGCCTCGCAATCGGCGCGGTCGCGCTACTGGCGACGTGA
- a CDS encoding HalOD1 output domain-containing protein, whose protein sequence is MKGETLTERAKKLDTDERIAYRITSDTDRVSTRVIRGIEEIVGADDDRRTWLYDSVDPDALDALFSQKHSGGNREDGKVVFTAKGCEVVVHGDGEIHIYASETHDADE, encoded by the coding sequence ATGAAAGGAGAGACACTGACAGAGAGGGCGAAAAAATTGGATACCGACGAACGTATCGCCTACCGAATTACCAGCGATACCGACAGAGTGAGTACGAGAGTGATTCGCGGTATCGAAGAGATCGTTGGAGCGGACGACGACCGACGAACGTGGCTCTACGACAGCGTGGACCCAGACGCACTCGACGCACTGTTCAGCCAGAAACACAGCGGAGGAAATCGGGAAGACGGAAAGGTCGTCTTTACCGCGAAAGGGTGTGAGGTCGTCGTTCACGGGGACGGCGAGATTCATATCTACGCGTCGGAAACTCACGACGCCGACGAGTAG
- a CDS encoding SPW repeat domain-containing protein, with protein sequence MSETETRERTTRTTDTDTSNLKWLSGFVSLVGAWIFISSFIYPAMSITSYWNNIIIGAAIFLVAGYNYYRMTKGLTASIGSSSFVALLGLWMILVPFVMTVGAAFWSDIISGAIVAVIAGYNAYAGREARAGAPAGTA encoded by the coding sequence ATGAGTGAAACCGAAACGAGGGAGCGAACGACACGCACCACGGACACCGACACGTCGAATCTGAAGTGGCTGAGCGGGTTCGTCTCGCTCGTCGGAGCGTGGATATTCATCTCGTCGTTCATCTATCCGGCGATGTCGATAACGAGTTACTGGAACAACATCATCATCGGGGCCGCGATTTTCCTCGTCGCCGGATACAACTACTATCGCATGACCAAAGGACTCACGGCCAGCATCGGTAGTTCGTCGTTCGTCGCGCTGTTGGGGCTGTGGATGATTCTGGTTCCGTTCGTCATGACTGTGGGTGCGGCGTTCTGGAGCGACATCATCTCGGGAGCCATCGTCGCCGTCATCGCAGGGTACAACGCCTACGCAGGTCGAGAAGCGAGGGCTGGCGCGCCTGCTGGAACTGCCTGA
- the dpsA gene encoding DNA starvation/stationary phase protection protein DpsA translates to MSTQKTVRQEAGTVEENPVRLDQEKAEQIVDALNTDLADAYVLYHQLHKHHWNVEGAEHLDIHLFLQEAYEDVEEAADELAERAQTLGGVPHASMTALSEAATVEPEDEDVYDIRTSFEHDLGMYGDIIESYREHIELAEGLGDYATSEMLREHLEDLEEHAHVLAHYLEDDTLVLESALK, encoded by the coding sequence ATGAGTACCCAGAAAACCGTTCGACAAGAGGCCGGAACCGTCGAAGAAAACCCCGTGCGTCTCGACCAGGAGAAAGCAGAACAGATAGTCGATGCGCTCAACACAGACCTCGCGGATGCCTACGTGCTGTACCACCAGCTCCACAAGCACCACTGGAACGTCGAGGGTGCCGAACACCTCGACATCCACCTGTTCTTGCAGGAGGCCTACGAGGACGTGGAGGAGGCCGCCGACGAACTCGCAGAACGAGCGCAAACGCTGGGCGGAGTTCCCCACGCGAGCATGACCGCGCTCTCCGAGGCCGCGACGGTGGAACCGGAGGACGAGGACGTGTACGACATTCGAACGTCGTTCGAACACGACCTCGGAATGTACGGCGACATCATCGAGAGCTACCGCGAACACATCGAACTCGCTGAAGGCCTTGGCGACTACGCGACGTCGGAGATGCTCCGCGAACACTTAGAAGACCTCGAAGAACACGCCCACGTTTTGGCCCACTACCTCGAAGACGACACGCTCGTCCTCGAATCCGCGCTTAAATAA
- a CDS encoding molybdopterin oxidoreductase family protein, translating into MTHGFGDGIRGAFVFGENIGATEPNENRISRELDSFDCLVVQEIFPNETTAHADVVLPASSWAEKAGTVTNTDRQVQRMRPTTDPPGNARTDLDILCELGRRLANLTDEPFEYDGPEAVFAELTRLTPQYAGMSYAGIGKGSQRWPFSEGADEDSRGVGVLHRERFSNGKRRAPLVQVEYVEPAAEGDGDESLVLTTGRVIEHFNSSVVTRRSDVLTHLKSTDSLQIHPDDAGERGIEDGNHIVVENENGQIEATAAVTSSIRPGVVFLTFHFTEWLVNRLTGDELDPESKIPTYKHVPVYVERLE; encoded by the coding sequence ATGACCCACGGGTTCGGCGACGGGATTCGCGGCGCGTTCGTCTTCGGCGAAAATATCGGTGCGACCGAGCCGAACGAGAACCGCATCTCGCGGGAACTCGATTCGTTCGACTGCCTCGTCGTGCAAGAGATTTTTCCGAACGAAACGACTGCACACGCGGACGTGGTTCTCCCGGCCAGTTCGTGGGCCGAGAAGGCCGGAACCGTGACGAACACCGACCGGCAGGTTCAACGAATGCGTCCAACCACCGACCCTCCGGGGAACGCACGCACCGACCTCGACATCCTTTGTGAATTGGGTAGACGACTAGCGAATCTGACCGACGAACCGTTCGAATACGACGGTCCGGAGGCGGTTTTTGCGGAGTTAACGCGACTGACACCGCAGTACGCAGGAATGAGCTATGCGGGAATCGGCAAGGGAAGTCAACGCTGGCCGTTTTCGGAGGGTGCAGACGAAGACAGTAGAGGTGTCGGTGTCCTCCATCGCGAGCGATTTTCGAACGGAAAACGACGCGCACCGCTCGTGCAAGTCGAATATGTCGAACCAGCTGCTGAAGGCGATGGGGACGAGTCGCTCGTTTTGACGACTGGACGAGTTATCGAGCATTTCAACAGCAGCGTCGTCACCCGTCGGAGCGACGTGCTGACGCATCTCAAAAGCACAGATTCGCTACAAATCCATCCGGATGATGCCGGTGAGAGGGGTATCGAAGACGGGAATCACATCGTCGTAGAGAACGAAAATGGGCAAATCGAGGCAACTGCGGCGGTTACATCGTCGATTCGTCCCGGCGTTGTCTTCCTCACGTTCCACTTCACCGAGTGGCTAGTCAACCGACTGACCGGCGACGAACTCGACCCGGAGTCGAAGATTCCGACGTACAAGCATGTGCCGGTTTACGTGGAGCGACTGGAGTGA
- a CDS encoding PGF-CTERM sorting domain-containing protein yields MARTATLVFVLSVVISAGAIALPGGAIELQAEPEPTERWNQTYGGSGDDIFNDAARTEDGGYILVGEIENSGTGIDGWVVKIDGEGEQEWERTLSGPGTDRFYSVVTNDDGSAMVAGRTDSGGTATGWVVELGTNGETQNERTPGTGAFYGLERDGNGYVLAGWTSDGGTKGWLLKLDGSGERAWEETYAAPSDYSSGQFKGIVPASNGYFVAGEVEGGSQDAWAMRVGNDGERRWQKTAGGSDREAIWAATGGDEGIVLSGESESGDSRDGWVLKYDANGELVWENRYGGNDVDWLDSAMQTDDGSYLFTGGTLTGGIGSADGYVVKTGSDGTVQWESAYGSAQWDKPFPAVNAHGGGYLLAGQTGGFGAKGMDGWVLRLGSDGQVSESSGTTDGDDADGSKASETAEANDSASTAQSGGEQIGTSLPGFTGIVAIVAVALSILLWRRRE; encoded by the coding sequence ATGGCACGTACCGCGACACTCGTGTTCGTTCTTTCCGTCGTCATCTCGGCGGGGGCAATAGCGCTCCCGGGCGGCGCGATAGAACTGCAAGCGGAACCGGAACCGACCGAACGCTGGAATCAAACCTATGGTGGTTCTGGCGACGACATCTTCAACGACGCTGCGCGAACCGAGGACGGCGGGTACATCCTCGTTGGAGAAATCGAAAACTCCGGAACCGGCATCGACGGCTGGGTCGTGAAAATCGACGGCGAGGGCGAACAGGAATGGGAACGAACGCTCTCCGGGCCGGGAACCGACCGCTTCTACTCCGTCGTGACGAACGACGACGGCAGTGCGATGGTCGCCGGACGAACCGACAGCGGCGGAACTGCGACGGGGTGGGTCGTCGAACTGGGCACGAACGGCGAAACGCAGAACGAGCGAACGCCCGGAACGGGCGCGTTTTACGGACTCGAACGGGACGGAAACGGCTACGTGCTCGCAGGATGGACGAGTGACGGGGGAACGAAAGGATGGCTGTTGAAACTCGATGGCTCGGGCGAGAGGGCGTGGGAGGAAACCTACGCCGCGCCGAGCGACTATTCATCGGGCCAGTTCAAGGGAATCGTTCCGGCGTCGAACGGCTATTTCGTCGCGGGCGAAGTCGAAGGCGGTAGTCAAGATGCGTGGGCGATGCGGGTCGGAAACGACGGCGAACGACGCTGGCAAAAGACGGCAGGCGGTTCGGACAGGGAAGCGATTTGGGCCGCGACGGGTGGCGACGAAGGAATCGTTCTCTCCGGTGAATCCGAAAGCGGTGATTCGCGGGACGGGTGGGTGCTGAAATACGACGCGAACGGTGAACTCGTGTGGGAAAACCGATACGGCGGAAACGACGTGGATTGGCTCGATTCAGCGATGCAAACGGACGACGGCAGCTATCTCTTCACCGGCGGGACGTTGACCGGCGGAATCGGGAGCGCGGACGGATACGTGGTGAAAACCGGCAGTGATGGCACTGTCCAGTGGGAGAGCGCCTACGGAAGCGCGCAGTGGGACAAGCCGTTTCCCGCGGTGAACGCACACGGTGGCGGCTATCTCTTGGCGGGACAGACGGGCGGATTCGGGGCCAAGGGAATGGATGGCTGGGTGCTCCGTCTCGGTTCCGACGGACAGGTATCAGAATCGAGTGGAACGACGGACGGTGACGACGCCGACGGTTCGAAAGCGAGTGAAACCGCCGAAGCGAACGATTCCGCATCGACCGCACAATCGGGGGGCGAGCAAATCGGAACGAGTCTTCCCGGATTCACCGGTATTGTCGCAATCGTTGCGGTTGCTCTGTCCATCCTGCTCTGGCGACGACGTGAGTAG
- a CDS encoding ParA family protein: protein MKRAITLWSESGGVGKTTMATNVAAALGRRGERVLVVDLDPQLGSLTDHAGYQELKTGDRDHLGHVLLDDEKDIRSLIVETADFDLVPSHEGLANIESEMAARNTSLREFQLRSALKTVAGEYDYFIIDPPATLNVLVDNALVAARNVLIPIELTRKGSISIEGLEDTLDSMERGFQKFDDSFKLGILAVVPNEVGDSNIYRDTRDELEASGKPVTPFGVRKRDVLKEAWKGQMNLFEFAESDETRDLREYEKDLLANFEQLARIVEQGTVDVEVEA from the coding sequence ATGAAACGAGCCATCACACTGTGGAGCGAATCCGGCGGGGTCGGTAAGACGACCATGGCGACCAACGTGGCCGCCGCGCTGGGACGGCGAGGCGAACGAGTTCTCGTGGTTGATTTAGACCCCCAACTGGGAAGTTTGACCGACCACGCCGGCTATCAGGAATTGAAGACGGGCGACCGCGACCATCTCGGTCACGTTCTGCTGGACGATGAAAAGGACATTCGTTCGCTCATCGTCGAAACCGCGGATTTCGACCTCGTTCCGTCGCACGAGGGATTGGCAAACATCGAAAGCGAAATGGCCGCCCGAAACACTTCGCTTCGGGAGTTCCAACTTCGTTCCGCGCTGAAAACCGTCGCGGGCGAATACGACTACTTCATCATCGACCCACCTGCGACGTTGAACGTCCTCGTGGACAATGCGCTGGTCGCGGCGCGGAACGTTCTCATTCCAATCGAGCTTACGCGGAAAGGGAGCATCTCCATCGAAGGGCTAGAAGACACCCTCGACAGCATGGAACGTGGATTTCAGAAATTCGACGATAGTTTCAAACTCGGCATTCTCGCCGTCGTTCCGAACGAAGTCGGTGACTCCAACATCTACCGCGACACGCGGGACGAATTGGAAGCAAGCGGAAAGCCGGTGACCCCCTTTGGTGTTCGAAAACGGGACGTGTTGAAAGAAGCGTGGAAAGGACAGATGAATCTGTTCGAGTTCGCGGAAAGCGACGAAACCCGTGACCTGCGAGAGTACGAAAAAGACCTGCTTGCGAACTTCGAACAGTTGGCACGAATCGTCGAACAGGGAACCGTGGACGTGGAGGTAGAAGCATGA
- a CDS encoding DUF5786 family protein: MGFGSYDESEQQNREQDSNMDESSAVNVHENDHQGEISFDSDASSDELIAKLGEMKDDETEDES, from the coding sequence ATGGGTTTTGGAAGCTACGACGAATCTGAGCAACAGAATCGAGAACAGGACTCCAACATGGACGAGTCGAGCGCCGTCAACGTCCACGAAAACGACCATCAGGGCGAAATTTCGTTCGACAGCGATGCCTCCAGCGACGAACTCATCGCCAAACTCGGCGAGATGAAAGACGACGAGACGGAAGACGAGTCGTAG
- a CDS encoding MFS transporter, protein MRPPPLILKYYLFQATMSFGFFWPVFTIFLLHRGLNYTQIGLLGSVSAAFIVIGEIPSGYVSDYIGRRWSLLLGTIPLALSVFGFVVAQTFAAFAVLWILWALGIAFQSGSGDAWLYDALQDRLCEAEYTRVRGRGGSVNQWVSAGTMLTAGFLYSLDPRLPFVAGGFLLLTGVLVLFSLPASGRHANGDDNDSTDSNDTDDDNDDDDIVDDDDGEFTIVDAIPVIRRKLSEPPLRSFVLYTALFFAVINAADEFIQPTATQRLSLPQEGLGPLYTAFSVVAAIASYYAGTIENSLSTRWAVLLIPSLVGIFFVAPLFFPLSAFPLFFVMKSANTVMKPIASGYVNDHIESIGRATVLSAVSMVYALVRLPLKPLVGVVADVRTPLVALAALGGFLLACVVVFYALESPVSSAGAETGISSD, encoded by the coding sequence ATGCGTCCGCCACCTTTGATTCTGAAATACTATCTCTTCCAAGCGACGATGAGCTTCGGGTTCTTTTGGCCTGTGTTTACGATTTTCCTCCTACACCGCGGCCTGAACTACACCCAAATCGGTCTTCTCGGAAGCGTCTCGGCGGCGTTCATCGTTATCGGTGAAATCCCGTCAGGATACGTCAGCGATTACATCGGTCGTCGCTGGAGCCTTCTGCTCGGAACTATCCCGCTCGCGCTCTCGGTATTCGGCTTCGTCGTTGCGCAGACGTTTGCCGCGTTCGCAGTGCTCTGGATTCTGTGGGCACTCGGAATCGCGTTCCAGTCGGGGAGCGGTGATGCGTGGCTCTACGATGCACTTCAAGACCGACTCTGCGAAGCGGAATACACTCGCGTCCGAGGACGAGGTGGGTCGGTAAACCAGTGGGTGAGTGCTGGAACGATGCTCACCGCCGGATTCCTCTACAGCCTCGACCCTCGATTGCCGTTCGTGGCGGGTGGCTTCCTGCTTCTCACCGGAGTTCTCGTTCTGTTCTCTTTGCCCGCATCGGGCCGCCACGCAAATGGTGATGATAACGACAGCACCGATAGCAACGACACCGACGACGATAACGACGATGACGACATTGTCGATGACGATGACGGCGAGTTCACGATTGTGGACGCGATTCCGGTCATCCGGCGAAAGCTATCGGAACCACCGCTTCGCTCGTTCGTCCTGTACACGGCGCTGTTTTTCGCCGTTATCAACGCGGCGGACGAATTTATTCAGCCGACTGCGACACAACGACTTTCACTGCCGCAGGAAGGACTCGGGCCGCTTTACACCGCGTTCAGCGTGGTCGCCGCCATCGCTAGCTACTACGCCGGAACCATCGAGAACTCTCTTTCGACCCGTTGGGCAGTGCTCCTCATTCCCTCTCTGGTCGGAATTTTCTTCGTCGCTCCGCTGTTCTTCCCGCTCTCGGCGTTCCCGTTGTTTTTCGTCATGAAATCCGCGAACACGGTGATGAAACCGATTGCGAGCGGCTACGTCAACGACCACATCGAATCCATCGGTCGGGCAACCGTGCTCAGTGCGGTTTCGATGGTGTACGCGCTCGTTCGACTTCCGCTCAAACCGCTCGTCGGTGTCGTCGCCGACGTTCGAACACCGCTCGTTGCACTTGCGGCGCTAGGCGGTTTCCTCCTCGCTTGTGTTGTCGTTTTCTACGCGCTCGAATCGCCAGTCAGTTCCGCCGGAGCGGAAACTGGCATCTCGTCGGATTGA